The following DNA comes from Streptomyces pristinaespiralis.
GGTGCTGCCGATGGCGCGCCGCCACGGGGCGCGGGTGCATGTGGACGCGGCGTACGGCGGCTTCTTCGCGCTGCTGGGCCGTTCCGTGGACCCGGTGGGCCTGGACCCGCGGCCGTGGGCGGCGGTGGCCGGGTGCGACTCGGTGGTGGTCGACCCGCACAAGCACGGCCTGCAGCCCTACGGCTGCGGGGCGGTGCTGTTCAACGACCCGGGGGCCGGCCGGCATTTCGCGCACGACTCCCCCTACACCTACTTCACGCAGGCGGAGCTGCATCTGGGCGAGATCAGCCTGGAGTGCTCGCGCGCGGGCGCGGCGGCGGCCGGTCTGTGGCTGACGCTGCAGCTGCTGCCGCTGAACCGGGAGGGCTTCGGCGAGATACTCGCCGCCGGCCGCCGGGCGGCGCTCCGCTGGGCGGACCTGCTGGCCGGCTCCGACGTGCTGGAGCTGTACCAGCGTCCGGATCTCGACATCGTCACGTACGTGCCCGCGGTGCGGCCGTTCTCGCTGCTGTCGGTCGACGCGGCCTGTGAGCGGCTGCTGCACGAGGGCATGTACGCGGCCGACGATCCGGTGTTCCTGAGTGTGCTGCGCGCGGACGCCGACGCGTTCGCCCGGCGTCATCCGCGGGTTGTGCGGGACGCCGGTGCGGCGCGGGTGATGCGCAGTGTCCTGATAAAGCCGGAGGCCGAGCTCCGTCTCGACCGGCTCCACGCCAGGGTGGAGCAGCTGGCCGCCCTGGCCGCCGGGAGACAGTAGGCCCCTGGCCGCGGGCCGGTCCGCCGGCGAGCGGGGATCTGGTGCCGCCCTCCGTGATGCGCGGGTGCGGGCACGGCTTCGCCGTGCCCTGCGCCGGCGGCGCGGCGGGCGGGCGGCCGGGCCCGTGAGCCCGGCCGGGCCCGCGGTGCGGGGCGTGCGGGGCGCGGACGGCCGGCGCCGTTCTCTTTGGAGGGATGGGTCCCTTGTCCTCGTCAACAGTTCCGGTGGTGCCGGCACGTGTCGGGAGGCCCGCGTCGCGGGCCGATTCCGATGTGCTGGCCGCGCTGCTGGCCGATGCCTTCTTCGATGATCCCCTCACCCGGTGGATCGTTCCCGACGACGGGCGCCGCGCCGCGGTGCTGCCCGGCTTCTTCCGGGTGTTCCTTTCCATGTCGTTCGCGTTCGACGCGGTGCGCACCACCGCCGGGCGGGACGCGGTGATGACCTTCCTGCCGCCGGGCGGCTGGGAGGAGGTGGAGCGGCACCATGACGCCTACGGGCGGCAGTTCGCCGAGGTGCTGGGCGAGGACGCGGCCCGGCTGTCGGTGATCAGCGCGCTGCAGGCGGAGCACCATCCGGTGGGCCGGCCGCACTACTACCTGGCGTTCGGCGCGGTGTCCCCCCGGGCGCGCGGCGCCGGTGTGCTGTCGTCGCTGGTGGGTGAGGTGACGTCGTGGGCGGACGCGCGGGGCGTGGGTGTGTACGCGGAGGCGAGTTCTCCCGGCGGGCGGGCGGCGTGTCTGCGGCACGGCTTCACCCCGGCCGGGCCGGCGCTCACCCTGCCGGACGGCGGGCCGTCGCTGGAGCCGCTGTGGAGGGACCCGCGATGAGGGGCGACGAGACGCTGAGGATCTACTCCCCCTCCGAGGTGGAGCAGGACATGGTGCCTCCGGAGCATGCCGGGCCGCTGCGGGAGGTGCTGGAGTGGAGTCGCGAGTTCCTGGTGAGCGGGCATCCGGCGCTGGGCCGCAGCGGCCCCGTGTGCCCGTACACGCAGCCGTCGCTGCGCCGTGACCTGTTCCTGCTGGCCGTGCCGGCGGCGGGGACGGACCGGGCCGGGCTCGCGGACGCGGTGGCGCATCTGCGGGTCTGGTACGAGAAGCTGGCGGTGGACCTGGACACGGAGGAGCGGGAGCTGCTCACGCTGCTGATGGTCCTGCCGCGTCTGGACCGCACGGACTCGGCGCCGCTGGACGCGCTCCAGCGGGCGGCGAAGGACGAGTTCGTCGCCGAGGGGCTGATGATCGGCCAGTTCCATCCGGTGTGCGCGGAACCGGGCCTGTGGAACGAGGACTTCCGGCCGTTGCGTTCGCCGGTGCCGCTGCTGGCGGTGCGCCGGCTGCTGGTGTTCGACCTGCCGTTCCTGGTGAACACGGACCTGCATCTGTCGCACTATCTGCGGCAGTTCGCGCCGGGCATACCGGCGCGGATGCGGGACGAGCTGGTGAACCGGGTGGTGTCCTGACCGGTCGGCACACGCTGCTGCCCCGGCCCCCTGTGACAGGGGGGCCGGGGCAGCGTCGTGCGCGGGCGAGGCGGTCAGGCACGGGCGGGCATGCCCCGACGGCCCGGTCAGGGGCGCAGGCACTCCTCGAGGAAGGCGAGGGCCCGCAGATGGTAGGGGCGGGCGGCCCAGCCGAGGCTGATGTTGTGGCCGGCCGCGTCCTGGCGGTCGACGCGGACCCGGGGCGAGGCGCTGAGGCGGGCGGCCATCGCGGTGAGGGCGGCGTCGTCGGTGTGCCACCACTGTTCGTGCTCGGCGAAGGTGAGGCGTACGGGGACCCGCACGCGGGGGGCGAGCTGCCGGTAGCGCAGCGGCCAGGGCGGGCCGGGGTCGTGTTCCTCGTGGCGCGGGGTACGGGCCATCAGGGCGCGGGCGCCCTGGAAGGTGCCGGGCGGATAGAGGTGCATGGGGCCCCAGTTGAGGCCCCAGGCGCCGCCGCCGAGGGTGGCGGGGAAGCCACGGGCGGCGGGGGCGTAGTGGTGGCCGAGGCCGGAGATGTCGAGGCCGATCAGGGTGCCGGCGGTGTCGTCGGCCGCGGCGTGCAGGGCGAGCTTTCCGCCGTAGGAGTGGGCGAGGAGGAAGAAACCGGCGCCGGTGGGGTGTTCGCGGGCGAACGCGGCGAGGGCCCGGTGCAGGGTGGCGGACTGCTCGGCGAGCGGCTGGCCGTCCGGGTGGCGGTGGCCGAGGCGGCCGTGGCCGGGGCGGTCGACGGCGAGGACCGGGTGGCCGAGACGCGCGGCGAGGGTGAGCAGCGACAGGTCGGGGTGGGCGGGCGAGTGGAAGTAGCGGGCGTGCATGCCGAGCCCGTGGACGGCGACGACGACGGCCCGTGGCTCCCCGGCGGCCGGGTGGGGTCTCGCGTACAGGGCGGACAGCTGAAGGG
Coding sequences within:
- a CDS encoding alpha/beta hydrolase, with translation MPRPPEPPPAAPAPPRAAATPVPAPSRVPATPAPAPLRPATPVPAARPGPEAPADRTAADQGVADGTAADQGVRIEEITLDAGALQLSALYARPHPAAGEPRAVVVAVHGLGMHARYFHSPAHPDLSLLTLAARLGHPVLAVDRPGHGRLGHRHPDGQPLAEQSATLHRALAAFAREHPTGAGFFLLAHSYGGKLALHAAADDTAGTLIGLDISGLGHHYAPAARGFPATLGGGAWGLNWGPMHLYPPGTFQGARALMARTPRHEEHDPGPPWPLRYRQLAPRVRVPVRLTFAEHEQWWHTDDAALTAMAARLSASPRVRVDRQDAAGHNISLGWAARPYHLRALAFLEECLRP
- a CDS encoding DUF6875 domain-containing protein; its protein translation is MRGDETLRIYSPSEVEQDMVPPEHAGPLREVLEWSREFLVSGHPALGRSGPVCPYTQPSLRRDLFLLAVPAAGTDRAGLADAVAHLRVWYEKLAVDLDTEERELLTLLMVLPRLDRTDSAPLDALQRAAKDEFVAEGLMIGQFHPVCAEPGLWNEDFRPLRSPVPLLAVRRLLVFDLPFLVNTDLHLSHYLRQFAPGIPARMRDELVNRVVS
- a CDS encoding pyridoxal phosphate-dependent decarboxylase family protein, whose product is MDLRYWLPRAVDVFERFGERFGPFTPHPSHRIDDAAFAPVFERFAKRLDDNYPFFHPSYAGQMVKAPHPAAVVGYVTAMLFNPNNHAAEGGPATTEMERECVASLGAMFGLKDPLGHLTTSGTMANLEALYVARESHPGRGVAYSSECHYTHERMCHVLGMEGHRVPVDARGRIDLEALERLLATGRVGTVVVTLGTTGLGAVDEVHEVLPMARRHGARVHVDAAYGGFFALLGRSVDPVGLDPRPWAAVAGCDSVVVDPHKHGLQPYGCGAVLFNDPGAGRHFAHDSPYTYFTQAELHLGEISLECSRAGAAAAGLWLTLQLLPLNREGFGEILAAGRRAALRWADLLAGSDVLELYQRPDLDIVTYVPAVRPFSLLSVDAACERLLHEGMYAADDPVFLSVLRADADAFARRHPRVVRDAGAARVMRSVLIKPEAELRLDRLHARVEQLAALAAGRQ